TGCGTCCTGATAGGTGCTGGCGCGGCGCCAATGGGCCAGAATAGAGAGCCCGGCGAGGTGTCGGGATGGTGGAGAACGAGTGATGGGTTTTGATCAGGTGCGGCAGCGCCGTTTGTCCGACGATATTGTCGAGCAGCTTGAAGGCATGATCCTTGAGGGCACGCTGAAGTCCGGCGAGCGCTTGCCGGCAGAGCGCGCCCTGGCCGAGCAGTTCGGTGTGTCACGGCCGTCTTTGCGCGAGGCGATCCAGAAATTGACCGCCAAAGGGCTTCTGGTCAGTCGTCAGGGCGGCGGTAACTATGTGGTCGAATCCCTCGGATCGACCTTCAGCGATCCGCTGCTGCACTTGCTGGAAAGCAATCCCGAAGCGCAGCGCGATCTGCTGGAGTTCCGGCACACCCTGGAAGCGTCCTGTGCCTATTACGCGGCATTGCGCGCCACGGATGTCGATCGCGAGCGTCTAAGCGCGGCATTCAATGAGCTGCAGGATTGCTACACCCGCCACGATGAAGTGAGTCGTGCAGAAGAGGGCGCGGCGGACGCGAAGTTTCACCTGGCAATTGCCGAGGCCAGTCATAACGCGGTATTGCTGCACACCATTCGCGGGCTGTTCGATCTGCTCAAGCGCAACGTGGTGACCAACATCGGCGGCATGTACA
This region of Pseudomonas fluorescens genomic DNA includes:
- a CDS encoding FCD domain-containing protein, with amino-acid sequence MGFDQVRQRRLSDDIVEQLEGMILEGTLKSGERLPAERALAEQFGVSRPSLREAIQKLTAKGLLVSRQGGGNYVVESLGSTFSDPLLHLLESNPEAQRDLLEFRHTLEASCAYYAALRATDVDRERLSAAFNELQDCYTRHDEVSRAEEGAADAKFHLAIAEASHNAVLLHTIRGLFDLLKRNVVTNIGGMYKQRTETRDMLITQHRELYQAIIEGRAEQAREVSSRHILYVQEVLEEVRQEVQRMARAERRKGI